The Pirellulales bacterium DNA segment GCGATGCTAGGACGCTTGCACTTATGCCCACGCGAATTTCTGGCCGGTCAGTTGCTCGTAAGCCTCGATGTATTTTTCGCGCGTGCGGGCGACAACATCATCGGGCAGCGGCGGCGGCGGGCTGTTTTTGTCCCAGGCGGTGGTTTCCAGCCAATCGCGGACAAATTGCTTGTCGAACGAGGCCTGCCCCTGGCCGGGATGATATTGATCGGCGGGCCAAAAGCGGGAACTGTCGGGCGTCAGGACTTCGTCAATGAGAATAGTTTCACCGCCGACACGGCCCCATTCGAACTTGGTGTCGGCAATGATGATGCCGCGCCGGCGTGCCAGTTCCGCACCACGGCGATAAATGGAAACACTGCGGTGGCGCAGTTCGTCGGCGGTTTCTCGCCCGACGATTTCCACCATTTGCTCAAACGAAATGTTGATGTCGTGCCCCGTTTCTTCTTTGGTGGCCGGCGTAAAAATCGGCTCGGGAAGTTGGTCGCTTTCCTTCAGGCCGCCGGGCAAGCGAATGCCGCACACCGAGCTGGTTTTTTGATATTCTTTCCAGCCGGAGCCGGACAGGTAGCCCCGGACCACGCACTCGATGGGAACCACATCGGTTTTGCGGCAGAGCATACTGCGGCCGGCCAGCGGCTCGGGATCAACGCCGGCCGGAAGGCCGAAATCGTCGACATTCATGGAAAGCAGATGATGCGTTTCCCCCAGTTGTCCAAACCAGAAGGCGCTAATTTGC contains these protein-coding regions:
- a CDS encoding phosphoribosylaminoimidazolesuccinocarboxamide synthase, which gives rise to MPTTFSPPLLETNIPGWPVRRGKVRDCYDLGDRLLLVSTDRISAFDWVLPTGIPDKGRVLTQISAFWFGQLGETHHLLSMNVDDFGLPAGVDPEPLAGRSMLCRKTDVVPIECVVRGYLSGSGWKEYQKTSSVCGIRLPGGLKESDQLPEPIFTPATKEETGHDINISFEQMVEIVGRETADELRHRSVSIYRRGAELARRRGIIIADTKFEWGRVGGETILIDEVLTPDSSRFWPADQYHPGQGQASFDKQFVRDWLETTAWDKNSPPPPLPDDVVARTREKYIEAYEQLTGQKFAWA